GTTCGCGACCACAATCCAGGCATTCGAATAGCAATTCCCAGAGAAATGGCTCCGTGTCAAATCAACCTGCAAGTCAAACCGTTCAGAAAGCATCCCTTAACGAGAACGTTCCAACGCACTCCAGTAACCCCTTGGAGCAGCGACATTTAAATTCGTCGCTTTCAAGAGTGGACGCGGGAACTGCAGGCACCTCATCATCAATGCCATCCCGCGTGGCTGAGACACCTATGAATCAGCGTCTTAAGCACATCGGTGATCTGGCTCGATTGACGAGTATCCCAGAAACAAGTCCTAGTCACTCCCAATGCAATTCCGAGGCTGGGTCCATTGGAGATGGGCTGAACAACGAAGACGACGATCTTCCACCTATGTTCAAAGAACTCCCCAGTATTCGAAAGAACCATTTCCGCCCAGCTGGGACAAGGGCACTCTCTTCGCCTTTGAAAAAACTGTTGTCCAGTCCGGGTGGAGGCCAACGCAGGGCTTTGACTGAAATTGCGGCAGATCTTTCGCCGCAGGCTGGTGCAGGGGGATTTGATTTGGGAATTGGGATCTTTACCACTGAGGATCAAGAGTTCAGAGCCTTGATTGATGGATCGCCGACTCgaccgaagaagaagcggcGCGGCAATGATGGCTCGAGTTATATTGCCTCCGACCCTATCATACCTCTCACCCCTCGTATACAGCCACCAAAATCCGTTGCACCCATTCGAGCAACACACGAACGATCAACTCCTAATCTTGCGGATTCGGATGATGTGCCTTTGGTGCAACTCCCCGAAAAAGCCGTGCGAAGGCAATCCAAGCTCCCGCAACGAGCCGCCGAGAATGTTTGGGAAATCGAGGGTTCACCTGAACAGCCGTTCCGCAGGAGATCAAGAATGGGCAAGGCAGCTACTTCGATGCCTACACAAAAGAAGCACGTTCCAGAGAAGAGCTCCGGGCTTACTGCGAGATCAGCACCCTCGCCAAAGGTTGTCGTTCATAGTCGACCACCACCTCCATCATCACAACTCACTGAGGTTTCAACAACTATTGCCTCGGATGATATCATTGAGCCAGAGGTGAACAGTGTTGATGACTCCCCTACCACGCCTCTACCATCTCACAATTTATCGGACAACTCTGTGGTTGCTCCAAGTCAGGTCCTTTCTGTCTGGATGGGGCAGAAACGGGCATATTATCCAGCGACATGCTTTGGAACACCACTGGGCGTATCACAGGTTAAATACTCTGTGAAATTCGAGGATAGTCTTCCTGTCGAAGTGCCAAAGGGTGCCGTTAAGAGATTTGAGCTTCGTGTCGGAGACTCTGTCAAAATCGAAATGGATCATGTTCCCAGAGTCACCCATATCGTCCGCGGATTCGATGACAAGCTCACCAGAGAAGAGCTTGCTAAAGCCGCCGACGATGGTCTCTATCCTATAACCGACATTTATGGTCATACCACTGTCATAGTCGGTCCCAAGCAACGCAAAAGCCTGCCAAATGGAAGGATGGGCAATAGCGAGAATGTGATTAAAGTGCCTATCGCTCGTGTCTATCTTGACACTATCCTGTGGAACCAACTCAAAGATCGGATGTTCACATATCGCCCGGCGCCTATTCTAGAAGAGAGCATGGTCCATACCCCATCCGAAAGGTCATCTGCGCCTGCTTCGCCCAGTTCTCGCTTGTCCCGCAGCATTCAACAAGGCAGCGGGATCTTCGCTGGGATGGTTTTTGCCGTTTCTTACAAGGAGGACGAGGCATCTAAGAATCGTGTGACTAGGTTGATCATCGAGAATGGCGGCACTGTATTGCATGATGGATTTACTGAGCTGTTCGAGCCTTCGTCAATTGTTCCTGTTGATACTCCTACCAAGGGTGAAGCGAAAAACGCAGACCTCAGTAACAAGGGTCTTCGTCTCACTGCTCTTGCTGATGACGTTGGCTTTGCTTGTTTAATTGCCGATACCCATTCTCGGCGAGAAAAATACATGCAAGCTCTGGCATTGAATCTCCCATGCCTGGCCGGGCGATGGGTAGAGGACTGTATCGCCCAAGGTCGGGTCCTCGATTGGGAGATCTACCTCCTCCCAGCTGGTGACTCAATGTACCTCAACGGAGCGACGAAATCCAGAGTCATGGCTCCCAACCCTCCATCCACGGCCCGTCTCGCCGACACCATCTCTGCACGAACAAAGCTGCTCGCAGGGCAATCAGTGCTCCTTATTATGGGCCGTGGAAAGGTtgaggaaaagaggaaagcCTACATCTTTCTGACTTACGCCCTGGGAGCTTCCCGGGTTGAGCGGGTTCCTGATCTCGGCACCGCCAGGGCATTGATTGAATCGCATTCTGATGCTGGTCTGTCAAGTAACTGGGACTGGATTTACGTCGACGACGCAGATCAAGCCGCAGCAAAGTCGATGTTGATGCCCAAACCGAAGACGCAGAGACTTCACTTATTCCATGGGAAGAAGCGTAGGAAGTCGATTGCATTGTCCACTCCTACACCCCCATGTGAGCTGAGATGTACTGCGAGGGTTGTCGGTAATGAATTTGTTTGTCAAAGCTTGATTTTAGGTCGATTGTTCGAGGAGTGATTTCTTGTGCTATTTCCTGATACCAATCTAATTTATCATATCTCTTTAATGGATCAGACTACACACTCTATAAGCTAGCTTGACCACCTGGCCCGAGGATGACTTGTGGTGTCATGCTGATGCATAGATATCAGACACCGTGCAGGGCAAGGGAATTTTAGAACCATGCGGACTATTCTACCTTGCATGgagcctatgttgtagtcgATTCTTTGTCTTTCAATCACAAAATTCAACCCCTTGGGGAAACGGTTGCAACAACTTGCAGAATAGCCTCCTTTGTCGGCTATAATTTAAAGCAAGGATGATGAGCCAGAGCAATAGATTCCCAGGTAGACAGGTGGTTAGGGAAATGTTTCGCAAGCAATCCAGCATCGCACACATTTCAAATCTGAGATCGGTGAACTGAGTGGGGAAAATATCTAGGATTATCCTAGTCAACACCAGTGAGACCTCCAACCAAAACCGCGTGCTGCCCGGAAACTGCAAACCTGACAGTAAGAAGAGAGACCGTCATAGGTCTTGTAGGCCTATCATGCCAGTTGGAGAAAGTGATCTTGCGCCATAAGAGCCTcactctcctcttctcttttctgCTGTTTATTTCTATCTGCCTGATATCACATCTCGGTCATCATATCTCTTCACCTCCGACACTCATATCTCTCTACTCTCTCCCAGTCAGTGGGTCTACCTTGGGCATTTTTGaagaactacatcgtcaATACTGCGCTGAACAAGGACCAGGCTACCCTAACTGTCTGTCAGCCTCATGAGAAATGATCAAACCACCGGACTCTGGACAGAATCTTCGGAATTGGAATGGTAAAGCGAGTGCGGAAGATCCCTTC
Above is a window of Penicillium digitatum chromosome 2, complete sequence DNA encoding:
- a CDS encoding DNA damage repair protein (Rad9), putative, which translates into the protein METQDDSIDLAKLQRDALGLEDDPSQLYLLRPAKTVNKSNHTLFCTYHKVNGASTGDEVCTGEYLPPNTPSNPASLVRQHQPTPCRARQHESCSMMSKKSGNEVGMVLGSQFGNMSSAEAAPGDTQVVSQSVYDSIIRQNGESMHQSYSQSGADGATLRTLHEGDSGHIDLLSEFDAAHTTNLSQDDDDNEDESVSDPNESSPMTYAPDLFPESQRFLAETPGTVVKNNETNNGTTETPSISRNPLASVIESSGGLLGLSQVFGATQVPSSPIVHGLQTDLVSDRPSPNVPIQPARVVNGISSPLMGFPVQFMRESSEPNMNYISMKESQTKRDRTLGERLTRSADNFQSDQSDKEFFKESSFIERARRQREIEEEAAAQFAGLSAPARSTSNLSARPQTSLEQLVERQPEMIDAIASDDETEQEDDMQVPRSQELPQSSAEEDKENFDGPLLDAAASAHDRLSQVLGFEPIPSPSRVRVDEELGNGIAHGGSFGSHNGGQPNGVLHSSQAMVKDSQPSPQSSPKRIEADNTGSMFLRSPSRSHVNSSTRHRLQSSSPCSRPQSRHSNSNSQRNGSVSNQPASQTVQKASLNENVPTHSSNPLEQRHLNSSLSRVDAGTAGTSSSMPSRVAETPMNQRLKHIGDLARLTSIPETSPSHSQCNSEAGSIGDGLNNEDDDLPPMFKELPSIRKNHFRPAGTRALSSPLKKLLSSPGGGQRRALTEIAADLSPQAGAGGFDLGIGIFTTEDQEFRALIDGSPTRPKKKRRGNDGSSYIASDPIIPLTPRIQPPKSVAPIRATHERSTPNLADSDDVPLVQLPEKAVRRQSKLPQRAAENVWEIEGSPEQPFRRRSRMGKAATSMPTQKKHVPEKSSGLTARSAPSPKVVVHSRPPPPSSQLTEVSTTIASDDIIEPEVNSVDDSPTTPLPSHNLSDNSVVAPSQVLSVWMGQKRAYYPATCFGTPLGVSQVKYSVKFEDSLPVEVPKGAVKRFELRVGDSVKIEMDHVPRVTHIVRGFDDKLTREELAKAADDGLYPITDIYGHTTVIVGPKQRKSLPNGRMGNSENVIKVPIARVYLDTILWNQLKDRMFTYRPAPILEESMVHTPSERSSAPASPSSRLSRSIQQGSGIFAGMVFAVSYKEDEASKNRVTRLIIENGGTVLHDGFTELFEPSSIVPVDTPTKGEAKNADLSNKGLRLTALADDVGFACLIADTHSRREKYMQALALNLPCLAGRWVEDCIAQGRVLDWEIYLLPAGDSMYLNGATKSRVMAPNPPSTARLADTISARTKLLAGQSVLLIMGRGKVEEKRKAYIFLTYALGASRVERVPDLGTARALIESHSDAGLSSNWDWIYVDDADQAAAKSMLMPKPKTQRLHLFHGKKRRKSIALSTPTPPCRLFEE